In Bosea sp. PAMC 26642, the DNA window AGGCGCCGCAACGCCAGCCCGAAATAGCCGAAGGCGAAGAGCTGGATCGGGATCACGTCCGCAAGCAGGGTCGCCCGTCCCGGCATGGTGTGGAACAGGAAGGAGCCGATGCCGATACAAAAGACCAGCGCGATCAGCAGCGCGGCGGGCCAGTCGCGTCCACCCGCGCGGCGCCAGAGCAGCTGCGCCATCACGGCCGCGACGATGAAAGCGCCGTTGGTCAGCGCATTCAACGGCTCGGCCCAGAACAGCGTGCTGTCGCGCTCGCAATAGCCGAAAGGGGTCATGATGCGATCGAGACTATCGGCGCCGGATTACATCCGGAAGACACCGAACTTCGTTTCCGGCACGGGCGCGTTCAGGCAGGCGGAGAACGCCAGCGCCAGCACGCGCCGCGTCTCGCTCGGCAGGATGATGCCGTCGTCCCAGAGCCGCGCCGTGGCGTGGTAGGGAGAGCCCTCCTCCTCGTATTTCGAGCGGATCGGCGCCTTGAAGCTCTCCTCCTCCTCGGCAGACCAGCTCTTGCCCTCGGCCTCGATATTGTCGCGGCGCACGGTCGCCAGCACGCTCGCCGCCTGCTCGCCGCCCATCACCGAAATGCGGGAGTTCGGCCAGGTGAACAGGAAGCGTGGCGAATAGGCCCGGCCGCACATGCCGTAATTGCCCGCCCCGAACGAGCCGCCGACCAGCACGGTGATCTTCGGCACCCGAGCCGCGGCGACCGCCGTGACGAGCTTGGCCCCGTCCTTGGCGATGCCGCGCGTCTCGAAATCGCGGCCGACCATGAAGCCGGTGATGTTTTGCAGGAACAGCAGCGGAATCCGGCGCTGGCAGCACAATTCGATGAAATGGGCGCCCTTCAGCGCGCTCTCGGAGAACAGGATGCCGTTATTGGCGATGATGCCGACGGGCATGCCGTGGATGCGGGCAAAGCCGGTGATCAAAGTCGTGCCGTAGAGCTTCTTGAACTCGTCGAACTCGGAGCCGTCGACCAGCCGGGCGATGACCTCGCGGATATCGTATTGCTTCTTCAGGTCGGTCGGGACCACCGCTTCCAGCTCCTCGACCGGGTAGAGCGGCGGGGCGGTCTCGGCGATGTCGATGTCGGGCCGCTTGACGCTGTTGAGATTGGCGGCGATCCGGCGCGCGATCGCCAGCGCATGGGTGTCGTCGCCGGCATAGTGATCGGCGACGCCCGACAGCCTGGCATGGACGTCGGCGCCGCCGAGGTCTTCGGCCGTGACGACCTCGCCGGTCGCGGCCTTCACCAGAGGCGGGCCGCCGAGGAAGATCGTGCCCTGGTTCTTGACGATCACGGTCTCGTCGGACATCGCCGGGACATAGGCGCCGCCGGCCGTGCAGGAGCCCATCACCACGGCGATCTGCGGAATCCCCTCTGCCGAGAGGTTGGCCTGGTTGTAGAAGATCCGGCCGAAATGCTCGCGGTCGGGAAACACCTCGGTCTGGTGCGGCAGGTTGGCCCCACCCGAATCGACCAGATAGATGCAGGGCAGCCGGTTCTCGCGCGCGATCTCCTGCGCCCGCAGATGCTTCTTCACCGTCATTGGGTAATAGGTGCCGCCCTTGATCGTCGCATCGTTGCACACGATCATGCATTCGCGCCCGGCGACGCGGCCGATGCCGGCGATCATGCCGGCGCCGTGGATTTCCTTGTCGTACATCTCGAAGGCGGCCAGTGCCCCGATCTCCAGGAAAGCGGAGCCGGGATCAAGCAGCCGCAGCACGCGCTCGCGCGGCAGCAGCTTTCCCCGTGCCGTATGGCGCTCGCGCGATCTGGCGTTGCCGCCGAGCGCCACGGTGGCCCGGCGCTCCTGCAGTTCGGCGCGCAATGCCGTCCAGTTATCGGCATTGGCGCGCGTCTCGGCCGAATTCAGATCGACCTTGCTCTCGATGACCGGCACTGCGCGCTCCCTCGGCATTGGCTTGTTCTGGAGAGCCTTATGGACGCCTCCACCGGCCATGCCAACGGGCGCTCATGCCAACACGGTCGGCCCGAAGATGCGCTCGAACTCCCCGCGCAGAACGCCATCGACCTCCGGCATCGTCACCGGCAGCCCGAGATCGACCAGCGAGGTCACGCCCTGGTCGCTGACGCCGCAGGGCACGATCCCGTCGAAATGCTTAAGGTCCGGCTCGACATTGAGCGAGATGCCGTGGAACGAGACCCAGCGCCGCACGCGGATGCCGATTGCGGCGATCTTGTCCTCCGCCCCTGCCCGCTTCTCCGGCCGCCGCACCCAGACGCCGACGCGGTCCTCGCGCCTTTCGCCGCGCACGTTCATCGCGTCGAGCGCGCCGATCAGCCAGGCCTCCAGCGCCGCCACGAAGCGCCGCAGATCCGGGTCGCGGCGCTTCAGGTCGAGCATGACATAGGCCACGCGCTGTCCCGGCCCGTGATAGGTGTATTGCCCGCCCCGGCCGCTGGCATGCACCGGGAAGCGCTCCGGCGCGACCAAATCGGCCGCCTTAGCGGAGGTGCCGGCGGTGTAGAGCGGCGGGTGCTCGACCAGCCAGACCCGCTCGCGCGCCAGCCCGTCCGCGATCAGGGCAGCGCGTGCCTCCATCTCGGCCACGGCATCGTCGTAGGCCGTCAGCCCCGCGGCCACGACCCATTCGACAGGGTCGAAACCGGGCTGCGGCCCAAACGAAACCGAAAGCGCCTGGCGCGTCTTCACCTTGCCTTAACCCTGTTTGGTCATCGTCGCTTAACCGGAAGCGGCAAGCGCGCCTTGCGCCCGGCAAAGACCCGCGGGCAAGTGTGTCGGTCGCGTAGGTAATGGCTTGGAGGCAGGACGTGAAGGCCGATCTCGATCTCGTTCCTGTCGAGTTGACGGTGGTGCTGGGTTCGACCCGGATGCCGATCTACAAGCTTCTGCGCATGGGCCGCGGCGCGATCATCGAGCTCAACGCCAGCGAGACCGACGAAGTCGAGATTCTGGCCAACAACCACCCCTTCGCCAAGGGAAACGTCGTCGTCTCCGGCTCGCGGATATCCGTCGAGATCACCCAGATGCTCAAGCGCCCGACCGTCTACACCCTTCAGGAAGTGGCGCAAGCGGCCTGACCCGCTGTGGGCTGTCGCCGCATTCTTCGCGCAATGCCCTTGTGGGGGCGGATTCGATTTGCTAGACCCGCGCCGCTCCCGAGTTCGTCGCCATGCGCGGCGCGGCGGAGCCGCTGCGGTCATGGCGGAATTGGTAGACGCACTACCTTGAGGTGGTAGCGGGGAGACCCGTGGAGGTTCGAGTCCTCTTGACCGCACCAGATTAAGGCGCAAAGCCTCGACGAAACGGCGATCCGCGAGGGTCGCCGTTTCGCGTTGCGTTGCAGCGAAGCGGCTGACACAAGGGCTGCACACCCATTTCCCGAATCGTGGAGCCGGACCGATGTCGGACACCGAACACGCTCCCACTGAGACGCAGCCGCGCAAGATCCGTGACGAAGACGGCGCGATCGACCCCAATCTGGTCGAACAGGTCTCGCAGGCGCTGCTGCTCTCGGACCTCACGACGCTTCGCGGCGTCGTCGCCGACATGCACGAGGCCGATCTCGGCGCCTTGCTCGAAGCGCTCGATCCCGACGAACGCCCGCGCCTGATCTCGCTGCTCGGCGCCGATTTCGACTTCACCGCGCTGACCGAGGTCGACGACGCCGTCCGCGAGGAGATTCTCGAGGGACTCTCGGCGGAAACGGTGGCCGAGGGCGTGCGCGACCTCGATACCGACGACGCCGTCTACATCCTCGAGGACCTCGACGAGGCCGACAAGAAGGACGTGCTCGACCGGCTGACCCCGGCCGAGCGCATCGTCCTGCAGAAAGGCCTCGACTATCCCGAGGGCAGCGCCGGCCGGCGCATGCAGAGCGAGATCCTGGCGGTGCCGGCGTTCTGGACAGTCGGCCAGACGATCGACCATCTGCGCCAGACCGAGGATCTGCCCGAGCGCTTCTTCGAGATCATGGTCGCCGATCCCTCGCATCATTTCATCGGCTCGGTGCCGCTCGACCGTCTTTTGCGTACTAGGCGCCCGGTCGCGATCTCGGAGCTCGTCGAAGAGGACAACCGCGCCGTCGCCGCCACGGCCGACATCGAGGACGTGGCGCGCATGTTCCAGCGCTACAACCTGATCGCCGCCCCGGTGATCGACGATGCCGGCCGGCTCGTCGGCGTCCTGACCATCGACGACATCGTCGATGTGATCGAGGCTGCCGCCGACGACGACGTCAAGCAGCTCGGTGGCGTCGACGCCGACGAGGAGCTTTCCGATTCGGTGCCTCGAATTGCCAAGAGTCGCTTCCGCTGGCTCTTCATCAACCTCGTCACCGCCTTTCTCGCAGCCTCCGTGATGAGCCTGTTCGAGGCGCAGCTCTCGCAGCTCGTCGCGCTGGCGATCCTGGCGCCGATCGTGGCGAGCCAGGGTGGCAATGCCGCGACGCAGACCATGACGGTGGCGGT includes these proteins:
- a CDS encoding carboxyl transferase domain-containing protein; the protein is MPRERAVPVIESKVDLNSAETRANADNWTALRAELQERRATVALGGNARSRERHTARGKLLPRERVLRLLDPGSAFLEIGALAAFEMYDKEIHGAGMIAGIGRVAGRECMIVCNDATIKGGTYYPMTVKKHLRAQEIARENRLPCIYLVDSGGANLPHQTEVFPDREHFGRIFYNQANLSAEGIPQIAVVMGSCTAGGAYVPAMSDETVIVKNQGTIFLGGPPLVKAATGEVVTAEDLGGADVHARLSGVADHYAGDDTHALAIARRIAANLNSVKRPDIDIAETAPPLYPVEELEAVVPTDLKKQYDIREVIARLVDGSEFDEFKKLYGTTLITGFARIHGMPVGIIANNGILFSESALKGAHFIELCCQRRIPLLFLQNITGFMVGRDFETRGIAKDGAKLVTAVAAARVPKITVLVGGSFGAGNYGMCGRAYSPRFLFTWPNSRISVMGGEQAASVLATVRRDNIEAEGKSWSAEEEESFKAPIRSKYEEEGSPYHATARLWDDGIILPSETRRVLALAFSACLNAPVPETKFGVFRM
- the lipB gene encoding lipoyl(octanoyl) transferase LipB; translated protein: MKTRQALSVSFGPQPGFDPVEWVVAAGLTAYDDAVAEMEARAALIADGLARERVWLVEHPPLYTAGTSAKAADLVAPERFPVHASGRGGQYTYHGPGQRVAYVMLDLKRRDPDLRRFVAALEAWLIGALDAMNVRGERREDRVGVWVRRPEKRAGAEDKIAAIGIRVRRWVSFHGISLNVEPDLKHFDGIVPCGVSDQGVTSLVDLGLPVTMPEVDGVLRGEFERIFGPTVLA
- a CDS encoding FliM/FliN family flagellar motor switch protein — its product is MKADLDLVPVELTVVLGSTRMPIYKLLRMGRGAIIELNASETDEVEILANNHPFAKGNVVVSGSRISVEITQMLKRPTVYTLQEVAQAA
- the mgtE gene encoding magnesium transporter, giving the protein MSDTEHAPTETQPRKIRDEDGAIDPNLVEQVSQALLLSDLTTLRGVVADMHEADLGALLEALDPDERPRLISLLGADFDFTALTEVDDAVREEILEGLSAETVAEGVRDLDTDDAVYILEDLDEADKKDVLDRLTPAERIVLQKGLDYPEGSAGRRMQSEILAVPAFWTVGQTIDHLRQTEDLPERFFEIMVADPSHHFIGSVPLDRLLRTRRPVAISELVEEDNRAVAATADIEDVARMFQRYNLIAAPVIDDAGRLVGVLTIDDIVDVIEAAADDDVKQLGGVDADEELSDSVPRIAKSRFRWLFINLVTAFLAASVMSLFEAQLSQLVALAILAPIVASQGGNAATQTMTVAVRALATQELGSWNIRRFFTRELIVALINGLAFALITGAVASLWFGNQGLGLVIGVAMVINLVAGALAGVAIPFVLDRCNIDPAVSSGTFVTTVTDVVGFFAFLGTATALLDLH